Sequence from the Herbaspirillum sp. meg3 genome:
GTTCGGATTGGCGTACAGCAGGATTTGCAGCCAGCGCTTCAGCTGGCGGTCACCGAGTACCAGCAAGGCCTGGCTCAGCGATGCAATGTGCCGGCGGAAGCCGCACAAGGGCGTGTTCACCAGGCGCAGCAACATGAGACTCAATGCGACGTCCTGTTTGATGAAGCGCACGATTTCGTAGTTGTTGGCACCCTTGATGATCAGCGCAAGGATCTGCATGATGATCACGCAGGACGCACTCAGTTTTTTCCCTTGGAGGACATCCGGCTTGGCGAAGTAATAGCCTTGGTAATAATCAAAGCCATAGTCGCGGCACAGTTTGAACTGATCGATGGTTTCGACTTTTTCGGCCAGCAGTTTTTTTCCTTTTTGCCGGAGACTGGCGCTCAGGGCGGCGATTTCTTCAACCGGCATTTTCAGCACATCGACCTTGACGATGCGAGCAAACGGCATGAGTTGATCGGTGCGCGCCGATTCCTGCACCAGATCGTCGATTGCAAAGACATACCCCGCCTCGGTCAGCGTCTCGATACGCCGCATCAGCGGCGGCGTCAGCTCCACCGTTTCCAGAATTTCCAGAATGACGTGCTCCTTGGGCAGCACGAAGACCACATCGCTCATCAGGATCGCGGCGTCGACATTGAGGAAAGCGGTCAGCGAACCGATCACATTGTGCAGGCCCAGCTCGGCGGCATGCTCGATCACAGCCGCCGTCGCAGCCGCGTCGTCGGTGACGGCGGCGCGATTGACGCCGGTGCTGCGAAACAGCAGTTCATAGCCGATCAGTTCCTGCTCAATGTTCAGAATCGGCTGCCGGGCAAGGAAGAAATCCTTCGCGCCCAGATCTGTGACATCCATGTTCAAAGCAGCTACAGCCATATTCTTCTTCTCCCTTATTTGCTGTTCACGCGCTTGCAGGTAGACATGATCGGGTATAGATTCTTGCACTGACCGCTGTCAGCACGCCTCTTTATGCATCCATCAATCGCGATGTGAATAAACCGTCAACACAGGTGAAATGCTGCAGATCAGCCTTTGCTGACAAGGTCGGTCGCAAAAGCAATCGACTCCGCCGGCGGCGATACCGTCGGAAGAGAAAATACTGAAATGTGGAACGCGTTCTTGAGTAACTGGCGCGATCATAACAATGCCTTTTGGCTTTGTATGTCGGGAAACCTTGATCGGATCTCGCCGCATGAGCGCAAGATGCGTTTATCGCGGGCGATTGTGATGCCAATTTGGCATCGCCGGTTGACGGATGCGAAGGCAAGGAAAGATGGAAAAGAAGACCTCGATCACGCGAGTCTTTCCAGGGGACTGAAAAATTGTTTCCGCCCTGTCGATGACGTCATCACTTTTGCGTCGTCTACAAGGCATGCGTGAGGAATCGGTGTTGGCCGGCGCTGATACCGACTCCTCCTGCTGTCAGGCACTCATCAAGGAATACTGATCAGGGAATCATCCTGATACCGCAGCACCCGGTTGCGCCCGCCGTTCTTGGCCTGATAAAGCGCTTTGTCGGCTTTTGCCATGAGCAAGGTACAGTCCTCCATCAGGTCGGGTTCCGACGACACCAGGCCGCCGGAAAAACTATAGGAGAAATCCGGCGCGATCTGCACAAGGCGTTCTTTACGCAAGGTCTCGTTGATCCGGCTCAGGACCAGCAGCGCATCGTCCAGTTTGGTTTCCGGAAACAGGATGGCGAACTCTTCTCCGCCCACCCGACCGACAATATCCTGCGAGCGAAGATGGTCGCGCAAGAACCTGGAAAAATGCCGCAGCACCTCGTCGCCGGCCGGGTGGCCATATTTGTCGTTCACCAGTTTGAAATGGTCGATGTCGAGGATGCCGAAACAGAACTCATGTTTGTAGCGTGCCGCCCGCAAAAGCTCTTCATGGAAGCGGTTCAGGATATGGCGCCGGTTGGGCAGATTGGTGAGTTCGTCGGTCTGTGCGATGTGTTCGATCTTGGCGATGGCTTCCTTTAATTCCATCTCGGTCTTCTTCTGCAGCGTGATGTCGGCGAAATGCAAAACCAGATGTCCGGAAGGATAGGTCTGCTCGCTGACCAGCAGCCATCGACCATCCCTCAGATCCGTCTCAAATCGCCGGAACGGTTTGGAGCGCGACACACTATGCACATAGCCCAGCCAGGATTCAAGGGAATCCCATTCGATGTTGACACCGCCCCGATGCACATACATCCAGGTCAGCCAGTCGTCGTGCGTCCAGCCGACCATGGCGCTGGCGTCCAGGCCGAAAATACAGTCAAAGGCCTGATTATGAAAAATGAAGCGGTCTTCCGCGTCGAAGACGGCAATCCCATTTTCCGTAAACTGGATGTGATGCTCCATGACTTCCAGGAGAGTGGCTGGTTGGGATTTGATTAGTGCCATGCAAACATCTCCGGTTGACGGCGTTTCGTCCAGCGTAATCCTCGTCGCGCATCGATGTCAATCAGCTAACGCCCTTTGTCCTTTTGCGGTCACGCGTTTCGGTCTTTCATGCAGCAAGGCAATGAAAGTCAGAACGCATATTGCACCCGCATGGTGAAACTCTTGGCGGAGCGACCGGAATTTTTACCCAGCAGATAGGCTGTTTCGTAAAGGATCTTGTGTCCGCTGGGCAGATACCAGGTGCCGAACAAAGCGGGGCCTGCACGATGTGACTGTGTCGCGGTGCTGTTCCAGTTATCCCAGCGCCCCAACTCGCCGAAACCCTGCAGGCCGAAGTTGAGCAATGGTTTCCAGTGCTGCCGGACTTGCCACTGATAAACCAGTTGTGCGGCGTTGTTGTCGGCGGTGGTTCGGTAGTCGCGCTGCAGGAACATGTTGGCATTGAGTTGCGTTCGCCAGATCTCGGTCTGAAAGACCGGCCCCCATTCCAAACCATAGCCGTCGCTGCGCCTGTATTGCTCGATGTTGGTGTGGATGGCGAGATCGAACCAATACTGTCCCTGCGTCAGCAGGAAATCGTTTTGCCAGTTCAGGCTGCTGAACTGCGTGCCTTGCGCCGCAGTTTGGGTGGTTGTGCCGTAGACCTCGGTATACCAGCGCGAGTTGACGCCATAGCCGATGCCCAGCTCGGGCGATCCAAACGGCGGTGCGCCGTTTCGTTTGGCGTTCCAATATTTGTAGTCGACCGAGACTTGATTTTCGGCGCTGTAGACCGACACGAGGTAGTAGCCGGTGGCGGCGTTGGCGTGGTTGACGGCGATTGCGCCGACGGTGAGCATCGCTGCGATGGTAATGACTTTTACTGTGGCGAACGGCTGTTTTCTCTGCATCGGAATCCCCCTGTTCCGGTTGTGGCGCAATCCCCGGTTGTTTTCCCAAGCATACAGGGGAATCCAACATCTGTTGCTGACAATAATGGATCTCATGAAGTAGTCGAATCGCTCTGTCCGGAGAGCAATCCTTGTGCTTATTTTGTGCTGAATCGTCACAGCGCCTGATCGTTTTAGGGACAACCCGTGTGCGTTTTGGGACAAGCGGGAGAAGGCTGCTCACAGGTGGCAACCGCTCGGGCAGAATCAAAAGCGTCCAGCCACAGGCCTGTATTCAAATGCCTCAGGTGCCGATCCAGAATGACCGGCACAAGCAGCTTAGTAGCCCGGTGCCTCTCATTTACTCAATCATTGGAGTTGTCATGGAATCGTTTCATCCCAGTCGCAGAATCCGAACCCGCGCTCAACCTTCCGTCCGCTATTTGCCTGTCAGCCTCTTTAGCTCGGTCATGAGTGTGGCGGGGCTCTCGCTGGCCTGGCGTCTTGCCCACCAGGCCTATGGTGTCGACCTTGGCGTGTCGCAGGCGATTGGTATCATCGCGCTGGCGATGTTCGCCGTCCTGAGCCTGTCCTACCTGAGCAAGCTCATCAAACATCCCGAAACGGTGAAGCAGGAGTTCGCGCATCCCGTCATCGCCAGCTTCTTCGGTACGGTAGGCATCAGCATCCTGCTCCTGTCGAGCATCATCGGCAGCTACAGTGCTTCGGCTCAGTTGGTCGTCTGGATCATCGGCACGATCCTGACCCTCGTGCTGAGCATCGTCATGATTTCCCGGATGCTGAACGGCAATACCGCTCCCGCCACGGTGATGCCGGCCTGGCTGATCGCCGGTGTCGGCAGCCTGGATATCGTGGTCAGCGGCGGTGCTTTCATGGACGGCTGGGCTTATCAGGTGAACCTGCTTGCCGCCGCCGTCGGCAGCGTCAGCGCCATCGTTTTTTTCATCCTGATCTTTTCCCGGCTGATTCACCATGATCCTCTGGCGGACGGCATGCGGCCGTCGAAGATGATACTGATGGCGCCGTTCAGTGTCGGCTTTATCGCCTATGTGAATCTGATGCAGCGTGTCGACATGTTTGCGTCGCTGCTGTTTTACTTTGGCTTGTTCCTGTTCGTGATCATCTTCTATCGCCTGATGGTGAAGCCGCCGGCATTTTCACCGTCTTGGTGGGCGATCGGCTTTCCGATGGCGGCGTTGACCAATGCTGCGTTCATCTACGCGGGTGCAGTCGGCGGAGCGGGGTTGGCGCTGATTGCGGCAGTCCTGCTGTTTCTGCTCACGGCGTCGATTGCGGTGCTGGCGTTTCGCACGCTGCATAGCTTGTTCTGCGGCCGTCTGCTGATCGCCTGATATCGCTTGGCGCTGAACTAGTAAGCGGCTTTGGCGGGCCGCAATGCGGCGCGAGATTTTTTCTTTGACGAGGCCACGGCCTCAACACGAGGTGCATCGTTCGCGTGGAAACGTTCTCTGTAGAGCTTGGGCGTGGTGTTCAGCTGGCGCGAAAAGATCATCCGCATCTGTGTCGCGGTGCTGAACCCGCAGCGGAAGGCCACGGTCTTCAGCGGTACATCCGTTTCTTCCAGCAGCTTGCGTGCAAAATCGATGCGCACCTGTTCTACAAACACGGATGGCGTGACGTGGGCATGTTTGGCGAAGGCGCGTGAAAACGTGCGGCGGCTGACACCCACGGCGTCGGCGATATCTTCGATGGTCAAGGCTTCGCCGATGTGGTCGGTCACATATTTCAGTACCTTGGCGACCAGCGAATCCTCATTGGGCCCGACCGCGAGATAAGGGCTGTATTGCGATTGCCCGCCGTCGCGGCGGATGTAGACGATCAGGCGCTTGGCCACTGTGACGGCGAGATCATGGCCCCAGTCTTCTGCGACCAGTGACAGGCAGAGATCGATGCCGGCAGTGACGCCGCCGCAGGTGAACAGATTGCCGTCGCGTACGAATATCTTGTCGGGCCGGACATTCAGATCGGGGAATTGTGTTGCAAGCCGCTCGGCATGATCCCAATGCGTCGTCACTTCGCGTCCCGCCAGAAGCCCGGCATGTCCCAGCAAGAACACGCCATTGCAGACGGCGCCGAATTTGGTTGCCTTGCGGGCACGCGCATTGAGCCAGGCAAGGAAGGCCGGATCGGGGCGATACTCGGGTACCCTTGGCCCGCCCGCCACCAGCAGCAGATCGCTGTCGGAATGGAAATTCGGATAGTCGAAGTGAACCTTGAATTCCATGCCGCTGGAACACATGACACTGTCCGGCCGTTCGCCGACGAGTGTGATCTCGTAATGGTCTTTCTTCGGCAGCAGCAGATTCGCCTCGGCGAACACGTCCAGAGGCCCGGCAACGTCGAGCGCCTGCACGCCGTCGAAAACCACCAGGGTCAGTTTCATTCCGTCATTCCTTTTTTCTTGCCTGTCACGAGTTTTAATATGCAATACGAATTACAGGCTATTCAATTATATATTGGACAGGTGGTTGCGAAAACGGCACCCTTGCGCTTCAATTTTTAGCTTTCATCTTTCGCTTTCATTTCATTTGCTGCCCTGAGGAGACACCCAACATGCCCGTCTATCGTTCCCGCACCACCACCCAAGGCCGCAACATGGCGGGTGCCCGCGCATTGTGGCGCGCCACCGGCATGAAGGATGGCGATTTCGACAAGCCTATCGTGGCGGTGGTCAACTCGTTCACGCAATTCGTCCCGGGCCACGTCCATCTGAAAGACCTGGGCCAACTGGTGGCGCGCGAGATCGAGGCATCCGGTGGGGTCGCCAAAGAATTCAATACCATTGCCGTCGATGACGGTATCGCCATGGGCCACGGCGGCATGTTGTACTCGCTGCCATCGCGCGACCTGATCGCCGACTCGGTTGAATACATGGTCAATGCGCACTGCGCCGATGCGATGGTGTGCATCTCCAATTGCGACAAGATTACACCGGGCATGCTGATGGCCGCGATGCGCCTCAATATTCCTGTGGTGTTTGTTTCCGGCGGTCCGATGGAAGCGGGCAAGGTAGTCAAGGTCGTCAACAACGATCGCAAGGTCATCAAGCTTGATCTGATCGACGCCATGATCAAAGCCGGCGACTCCACCGTGTCCGACGCAGACGTGGCTGAAATCGAACGCTCCGCCTGTCCGACCTGCGGTTCCTGTTCCGGCATGTTCACTGCCAACTCGATGAACTGCCTGACTGAAGCGCTGGGCCTCTCGTTGCCGGGCAATGGCACCATCGTCGCAACACACGCCGATCGCAAGGAACTCTTCCTCGGTGCGGGCCGCCTGATCGTTGAACTGGCCAAGCGTCACTACGAGCAAGACGATTACTCGGTTCTGCCACGCAGCATCGCCAGCAAGGCCGCGTTTGAAAACGCGATGGCGCTGGATGTGTCGATGGGCGGCTCCACCAACACCGTGCTGCACTTGCTGGCTGCTGCGCACGAAGCCCAGGTGGAATTCACCATGGCAGACATCGACCGTATTTCGCGCAAGGTGCCCTGCCTGTGCAAGGTCGCACCAATGACCGACAAGTTCCATATCGAAGACGTGCACCGCGCCGGCGGCATCATTGCGATTCTGGGCGAGCTGGCACGTGCCGGTCTGCTCGATACATCGTTGCCGACCGTGCACAGCAAGACCATGGGCGAAGCGATCGAGAAGTACGATATTCGCGTCAGCAGCGATGCCGCCGTGCACAAGCTGTTCCGCGCCGCACCGGGCGGCGTGCCATCGCAGACGGCGTTCTCGCAGGCTGAACGCTACGAACACGGCGATCTCGACCGCAGCATCGGTTGCATCCGCGACCGTGCACACGCCTATTCGCAAGACGGTGGCCTCGCGGTCTTGTACGGCAACATTGCTGAAAAGGGTTGCATCGTCAAAACTGCCGGCGTGGATGAAAGCATTCTGAAGTTCTCCGGCAAGGCACGCGTGTTCGAGAGCCAGGACGCAGCCGTAGAAGGCATTCTGGGCGACACCGTGCATGCGGGTGACGTCGTCATCATTCGTTACGAAGGTCCGAAGGGCGGTCCCGGCATGCAAGAGATGCTGTATCCGACGTCCTACATCAAGTCCAAGGGTCTCGGCAAGGCTTGCGCCTTGTTCACCGACGGTCGTTTCTCCGGCGGTTCCTCAGGTCTGGTGATCGGCCACGCTTCGCCGGAAGCGGCTGAAGGCGGCGCCATCGGTCTGGTGGAAGAGGGCGACATGATCGACATCGACATCCCGGCCCGCACGATCAACCTGCGTGTGACCGCTGAAGTTCTGGCACAGCGCCGTACCAAGATGGAAGCACTCGGTCACGATGCATGGCAGCCGCTGGGCCGTGAACGTGTGGTGTCGCAAGCGCTGCAAGCCTACGCCGCATTGACCACCTCGGCCGATCGCGGCGCGGTGCGCGACTTGTCACAACTGAAGCGCTGATCGATTGATCGGTTGTCCGGTCATCCGGTCATTGGCCGGCAGTTGAACTGAAGAGGGCGTTCAGGCTTGGGCCGGCGATGTCCTCTTTTTCTTAAACTCTCCCGTTGGCATCCTGATGCGAGCGGGAGAGTTTTTTTACGATCGGCGCACGTATCAGTCCTCAGTCCTCAGTCCACGAACACGATATCTTCCTTGCCCTGAGGCGGGATCTTGATCGCGATGGCTTTGACCGGCCCGTTGGCGACGATAGCGCCGGCGTGCGGCGTACCTTTGGGGATGATGATCAGCGTGCCGGGTTTGAATTCCTTGCGCTCACCGCCCAGCCATATCGAGCCGCTGCCTTCGATGATGTACTGGATCTCGTCGGTCTTGGCGTGAATGTGTTTGTTGACGTTGCCAGACTGAAGATTGATCGTGGCGTTGTCCGTATTGACAAGCGTCTTCGAGTTCAACTCGGGATATGGCGTTTTGGGGAGCATGGCATGGGTGATCGCATTGAGATCAATCACCGCCGGCGCCAGCGGCGCCTGTTCTGCATGTGCGGTGGAAATCGCGTGCTGCGCGAATGGCGAGACTGCCATTCCGGCCACGAACGCACCGACAACTGCGATGGAGAGAACCACGATGTGTTGACGCATAGGAGATCCTTTTTTAATCATGTCAGATGGTGCGAATGGTTCATGCAGATGGCGGTGGTCGCACTACTACCACCGGCTCACAATTTACACGGTATCGTCCTGAAATGCTTCATGCGCATGGCCCCGATCAGTGATAAATTCCTTCCCGGAGCAACAGTCGGGTTTCCTCCCGGCACCGTCTGGACTCTGTTGGCCATCTGGAAAAGGAAGCAAGCATGCAAGGAAGTTCTTCAGCGTTCAGATTCTGGTTCGTGCTGGGAATCGTGATTCTCATTGCCGGTTTCGCCGGCGCTTATCTGATCAAAACCAGAGCTGTTGCGAGCGCATCGGCGCAGTACCGCCTCGTCGGCGGTCAGGCATATCAAAGTGAAGAATCAAAGCAGGACGCTGACAGCGTGCAGAGGTTCGGCGGGACGCCGGCCATGATTGTTGCCGCCTACAAGCGGAAGCTGCACAATCTGTTTCAGGGGGAGAGTCTGGCGTATGTGCTGGCGATTGCGGCCGTCATCCTGGCAGGACTGTGCTTTCGGACTGCGCTGGATGCAGAAAAAGGCGACTGACGGCGGCGTGACACACTGGATGAAACCTGCCCGTCAGCCATGCGGACCGACAGGCTTCGGTATCAGAGATTTTCGTGCGGCGATACTTGTACATTTCGCCGCAAGGAAATATGCGGCACCACCATCGCCGCCAACAAGACCGCGATCGCAATCACAAACATCATCACAAAGGTGATGTGCAGCGAATGATGCAAGGCGTCCTGCACCAGCATATTTTGTACGCCGCTATCGGCTTGTGTGTCGAGCAAATGCTTGATCTGATCGGCAGTCACGGGAACCGAACCAGGCGCATGCGCGAGTCCGTAATTGAGCACCGCGCCGAATAGGGTCGCTCCCAGCGTGTTGCCCAGATTGCGGGAGAAAAGATTCGATGCCGTCGCGCTGCCGCGTTGGCGCGGCTCCACGATTTCCTGAATCAGCACCAGCGAGCTGACACTGGCGATACCCATGCCAAGCCCCATGATCAGCGAACCGATGCCGGCCATCAACGGAGAGCTATCGGGGGTGAGCAGTACAAAGAACAGCGCGCCCAGCGGAATCACACCGCTGCCGAACACCATCAATTGCCGCAGCCCGAAACGATGCAGTGATTTTGCCGTGGTCGTCGCACCGAGCGGCCAGCCGACCATCATCATGGTCAGCGCAAGACCGGCGACAACCGGCGTGCGATGCAATACGCCCTGCACATACACCGGCAGGAAAGTCGTCAATCCCATCATTGCCATGCCCACAAACACCGTTGCGCAATTCGACGCTGCAATCGGGCGGTGGGCCCAGATGCTGAAAGAAATCATCGGATCGACCGCGCGGCGTTCCTGCAACACAAACAGCACCGTACAGGCGGCGAAGATGGCCAGCTCGATCATGGCGTGTTCTGTGTTGGACGCGCCGATGTCGGTCAGCGCAAACATCAGCGCACCGATCGCCGCGGTAAACAAGACGGCCCCCGGAATATCGAGCGATGGCTTACCGTGCCGCTCGCCTTCGCGCAAGAACATGACGAAGCCGGCCGCAGCTGCCAGTCCGATCGGCACATTAAGCCAGAAGATCCAGGCCCACGACATATCATGAATAATCAGGCTGCCGACCAGCGGGCCAAGTACCGCCGATACCGCCCAGACGCTGGCCAGATAACCTTGCACTTTGCCCCGTTCGCGGGCTGGATAAAGATCGGCGACGATGGTCATCGACACGGGCTGGATGGCCCCTGCGCCGACGCCCTGGATCAGACGAAACACGATCATCGCCGGCATCGACCAGGCGAACCCCGCCAGCACCGAGCCCAGCAAAAAGATTGCGATACCGGCCAGCATCACGGGTTTGCGGCCATACAGGTCGGAGAGTTTGCCGAACACGACCGTCATCGCCGTCTGCGTGAGCAGGAAGGAAGAAAACACCCAGCTGTAGAGATGCAGTCCTCCCAGTTGCGTGACGATTTGCGGCATGGCGGTGGCGACAATGGTGGCTTCGAGCGCGACCATTGCCATGGAGGCCATCACGGCTGCGATGACAAGGTGGCGTTTTGCTTGGATTGATTCGGACATGGGGTCGGTTAGAAATAGCTGCCTGATTCTGTGTGACGTACCGCAACATGCGCGGCGTCGGCCTGAACAAAGGCGGCCGTCAGATGGGTGGCTGGTGTCGGGCATTATGCCGCGTCTCGCAGAAACCTGCTGACGAGGAGGAATTGTCTGCGGTTATAGGGTAGCTATGGTCTGTCGCTCAGTCTGTTTGCGCGAATGGTTTTCGTTGCTGCGATGGTTGCACTAAACGGAAGTCACGACCCTGACTCTGTCTCGTCCTCCGCGCTTCGACTGGTACAGGGCCGTGTCCCCCAGTTCGAGCAACGCAGCCAACCCTGCCGGTGGTTGGTCGAACAACGTGGCGCCGACACTCAAGGTCACTGCAATGGGCGTAGTGAACGCTTCCCGCGCCATCTTTCCGAAACTCTCGCGCAAGCTATTGCCCAGCGTGACCAGGCTTTCGTTGGACGCATTGCGCAGCAAGATAACGAACTCGTCTCCACCCAGCCGCGCCGCCAGGGCGCCCTGAGGCAAAGCATCGCGGATCATTTCGCTCAGGGCGATCAACAGTTTGTCGCCGGCACTATGGCCATGCAGGTCATTGACCAATTTGAAGTTGTCGATATCGATCAGAAGCAAAGCGCCAGGGGTTGCCGGTGAGGCTTGTTCGAGCAAGCCGGGTGCACGCCGGTCCAGTGCGCGGCGGTTATACAGCGCGGTCAGCGGATCGCGGGCAGCGAGTTGTTCGATGCGTTCTTCACGGCGATGGCGTTCGGTGCCGGTCATGGACAAGGCGATCAGCATGATCGCCATCGCACCCTCCACCAGCGAGATCTGGATCACTTCGCCACGGAAGGCGGCAAGGTCGACAAAAGTATTCAGCGCCACTGTT
This genomic interval carries:
- a CDS encoding EAL and HDOD domain-containing protein, producing MAVAALNMDVTDLGAKDFFLARQPILNIEQELIGYELLFRSTGVNRAAVTDDAAATAAVIEHAAELGLHNVIGSLTAFLNVDAAILMSDVVFVLPKEHVILEILETVELTPPLMRRIETLTEAGYVFAIDDLVQESARTDQLMPFARIVKVDVLKMPVEEIAALSASLRQKGKKLLAEKVETIDQFKLCRDYGFDYYQGYYFAKPDVLQGKKLSASCVIIMQILALIIKGANNYEIVRFIKQDVALSLMLLRLVNTPLCGFRRHIASLSQALLVLGDRQLKRWLQILLYANPNSNRQSASSPLMILAATRGKMCELLSQKIQPRRPNKSDTAFMVGVLSLTDALFNLEIADVIGQIGVSIEIREALLSRAGFYGGLLLLVESAEKPELLSPARLNEMLSNFQLSAEEFYSVQKEAFEWGNSVSENMSADEQSKH
- a CDS encoding sensor domain-containing diguanylate cyclase; amino-acid sequence: MALIKSQPATLLEVMEHHIQFTENGIAVFDAEDRFIFHNQAFDCIFGLDASAMVGWTHDDWLTWMYVHRGGVNIEWDSLESWLGYVHSVSRSKPFRRFETDLRDGRWLLVSEQTYPSGHLVLHFADITLQKKTEMELKEAIAKIEHIAQTDELTNLPNRRHILNRFHEELLRAARYKHEFCFGILDIDHFKLVNDKYGHPAGDEVLRHFSRFLRDHLRSQDIVGRVGGEEFAILFPETKLDDALLVLSRINETLRKERLVQIAPDFSYSFSGGLVSSEPDLMEDCTLLMAKADKALYQAKNGGRNRVLRYQDDSLISIP
- a CDS encoding SLAC1 anion channel family protein; amino-acid sequence: MESFHPSRRIRTRAQPSVRYLPVSLFSSVMSVAGLSLAWRLAHQAYGVDLGVSQAIGIIALAMFAVLSLSYLSKLIKHPETVKQEFAHPVIASFFGTVGISILLLSSIIGSYSASAQLVVWIIGTILTLVLSIVMISRMLNGNTAPATVMPAWLIAGVGSLDIVVSGGAFMDGWAYQVNLLAAAVGSVSAIVFFILIFSRLIHHDPLADGMRPSKMILMAPFSVGFIAYVNLMQRVDMFASLLFYFGLFLFVIIFYRLMVKPPAFSPSWWAIGFPMAALTNAAFIYAGAVGGAGLALIAAVLLFLLTASIAVLAFRTLHSLFCGRLLIA
- a CDS encoding GlxA family transcriptional regulator, giving the protein MKLTLVVFDGVQALDVAGPLDVFAEANLLLPKKDHYEITLVGERPDSVMCSSGMEFKVHFDYPNFHSDSDLLLVAGGPRVPEYRPDPAFLAWLNARARKATKFGAVCNGVFLLGHAGLLAGREVTTHWDHAERLATQFPDLNVRPDKIFVRDGNLFTCGGVTAGIDLCLSLVAEDWGHDLAVTVAKRLIVYIRRDGGQSQYSPYLAVGPNEDSLVAKVLKYVTDHIGEALTIEDIADAVGVSRRTFSRAFAKHAHVTPSVFVEQVRIDFARKLLEETDVPLKTVAFRCGFSTATQMRMIFSRQLNTTPKLYRERFHANDAPRVEAVASSKKKSRAALRPAKAAY
- the ilvD gene encoding dihydroxy-acid dehydratase, coding for MPVYRSRTTTQGRNMAGARALWRATGMKDGDFDKPIVAVVNSFTQFVPGHVHLKDLGQLVAREIEASGGVAKEFNTIAVDDGIAMGHGGMLYSLPSRDLIADSVEYMVNAHCADAMVCISNCDKITPGMLMAAMRLNIPVVFVSGGPMEAGKVVKVVNNDRKVIKLDLIDAMIKAGDSTVSDADVAEIERSACPTCGSCSGMFTANSMNCLTEALGLSLPGNGTIVATHADRKELFLGAGRLIVELAKRHYEQDDYSVLPRSIASKAAFENAMALDVSMGGSTNTVLHLLAAAHEAQVEFTMADIDRISRKVPCLCKVAPMTDKFHIEDVHRAGGIIAILGELARAGLLDTSLPTVHSKTMGEAIEKYDIRVSSDAAVHKLFRAAPGGVPSQTAFSQAERYEHGDLDRSIGCIRDRAHAYSQDGGLAVLYGNIAEKGCIVKTAGVDESILKFSGKARVFESQDAAVEGILGDTVHAGDVVIIRYEGPKGGPGMQEMLYPTSYIKSKGLGKACALFTDGRFSGGSSGLVIGHASPEAAEGGAIGLVEEGDMIDIDIPARTINLRVTAEVLAQRRTKMEALGHDAWQPLGRERVVSQALQAYAALTTSADRGAVRDLSQLKR
- a CDS encoding cupin domain-containing protein; the encoded protein is MRQHIVVLSIAVVGAFVAGMAVSPFAQHAISTAHAEQAPLAPAVIDLNAITHAMLPKTPYPELNSKTLVNTDNATINLQSGNVNKHIHAKTDEIQYIIEGSGSIWLGGERKEFKPGTLIIIPKGTPHAGAIVANGPVKAIAIKIPPQGKEDIVFVD
- a CDS encoding MDR family MFS transporter, whose product is MSESIQAKRHLVIAAVMASMAMVALEATIVATAMPQIVTQLGGLHLYSWVFSSFLLTQTAMTVVFGKLSDLYGRKPVMLAGIAIFLLGSVLAGFAWSMPAMIVFRLIQGVGAGAIQPVSMTIVADLYPARERGKVQGYLASVWAVSAVLGPLVGSLIIHDMSWAWIFWLNVPIGLAAAAGFVMFLREGERHGKPSLDIPGAVLFTAAIGALMFALTDIGASNTEHAMIELAIFAACTVLFVLQERRAVDPMISFSIWAHRPIAASNCATVFVGMAMMGLTTFLPVYVQGVLHRTPVVAGLALTMMMVGWPLGATTTAKSLHRFGLRQLMVFGSGVIPLGALFFVLLTPDSSPLMAGIGSLIMGLGMGIASVSSLVLIQEIVEPRQRGSATASNLFSRNLGNTLGATLFGAVLNYGLAHAPGSVPVTADQIKHLLDTQADSGVQNMLVQDALHHSLHITFVMMFVIAIAVLLAAMVVPHISLRRNVQVSPHENL
- a CDS encoding diguanylate cyclase translates to MALDPSTILILTTALAAAAALYLAVEWNSIRERSLLFWSAGFAVITVGSVLALLRTSGFLLIGIWFANGLLIIAHWLFLAGVARFTQTRLSRVWYLIAAIWLAMLLVPSAPWWSKVMLCIQSLLIAGITLRASFMLRQHGVSLSVGAVQLRYILLVHGLFYLAKAGSTVALNTFVDLAAFRGEVIQISLVEGAMAIMLIALSMTGTERHRREERIEQLAARDPLTALYNRRALDRRAPGLLEQASPATPGALLLIDIDNFKLVNDLHGHSAGDKLLIALSEMIRDALPQGALAARLGGDEFVILLRNASNESLVTLGNSLRESFGKMAREAFTTPIAVTLSVGATLFDQPPAGLAALLELGDTALYQSKRGGRDRVRVVTSV